The Bradyrhizobium sp. CCBAU 051011 DNA segment CATGGACCGGCGTTGCCTTCGGTCGCCGCACGATGTCCAGGGCGACTGTCTGGTGCGTGTCGCAGCCCAGGCAGCGGACTTCGAGATAGGCATAACCGGCATTGAGCGCATCGCCCAGCGTCGGCGATGGCTGCGCCGGTCCCTGAAAGCCGAGCATGCGCTTGTTCCACGCCTCGCAGGCCAGCCGGTCAGCTTCCCGGCGAGCCTCTGTCGCCCGCTCCGCCGCCGCCCGGATCGATGCGCCGTAAATGCTCTCAGGTGATTTGGTGCCCATGCGAGAGAGGATCGCCGGGCCGCAGGTGACAGGCAAGCCGCTACAGATTGCGGTGGATGGTGTGCGGGGCACAACGGAGGCGACGCAGCACCCGGAGGTTTGGAGCGCTCGACCTCGTCTGGGAACACAGAGCCGCGCGATCCGTTGTTCTCTATGGAACACAATGGCATCCAGTACACGGTGGTCCAAACTGCAAACCCGCTCGTCTGGCGGTGGATGGTCCGATTTGAAGGATGTGCGAAGGTCGGAACATCGCCCAACCGGATCGGGGCAGTTCAGCATGCCATTCGGGCCATTGATAACGCGATTGAACCGAAGTCGTCGGTCGGACGCCGAAGGATTGGGTTTCAGCAACGATCAGGCGTTCTCATCTAGCTGCTCCCAATGGTTCGAAGGCGGCCTCAACAGCACTTCCCGTTCTGCTGGATGTTTGGGCAGTTATCTCCCGTCATCCTGCCACGGCATCGTCGGCAGCGACGGCATCCGCCGCTGCATAACGCGCGCGGTCGCTCGACCGTCATGGGCTTCGTCGCGCGCTCCGTGGCAGCGCCGCATAGGCCGGTGAGTTTTCTCGATCTGTCATGTCGGCCTTCCCTCCGTCATGGGCAGCCGCAAGCTTTCACCAGAGGCGGCAGTCGTCAATGTCACGCCGCCACGTGGCCAAAGCTATGCATATGCGTCCGAAGGGTCGCGAAGTCTTGCCCCGACGTCGGCCATGACACGCGCGAACTCCGCTAGTCGATCGGCCATTGCTACAGCCGCAGCTTGCTGCTCTTGGGGCGCCTGCTGCGCGATGAAGCGCAACCGATATAAATGACCCAGCACCAAGCACCCAGTGAACTGCTTATGCGCGGCACTTCGAACACTCTGAACGTCGCTATCGAGCATTCGGCGAACCTTTGCCATTGTCGCAAGTAAGTCCCGTGAAGCATCGTCCAGTTGTTGCCAATTAAGCCCACGCCCTTCAAGCGCGTCGGGCACGGATAGGCCAAATCGTTCCGCGAGCAAGGCAGCCACTTCGCCGACACCTTCGCCATAGGCAAGCGTGCCTTCGGAGCCTTCCTTGTAGAGCTTCAGCTTCAGTGTTGAGAGCATCGACCGCGCTTCAAATATGTCGCTCTCAACAACCTTCCGAAGTTTGCGGCGCAAGAGCCATCCCAGCATGTGCATTGCCCCTAACGTAGCGGCTCCCCAAGATAGAGCGTCAGCGGCTCATTCTGTACCATCGAGCAGTCATCCTGCCGGTTCATCTTGGTGCGGACCAAGGTCACCGCTTTTGCTAAACGGTCGAACGTCAGCGTTTGGCGAATGCACAGGTCCGGTAAGCTTTGCTCAGCAACGACGCTCTCGGCATCCAGCTTCTTGATCCGGAACGACTTGTTATACATGGAGAGAAATGGCCCTCCGCCCAGCGAAATCACGTCGGCTTGGTTAAGATCACAGTTCATCTCGGAGGCGAAGCAGGTGATCTGAACTGTGTTGATCTTATTGGCCAAGTCGCCACCTCGCCAACTGCCGGTCGCGCTGAGATACGCTGCCTGCCGGTCCGCCAGATTGTCGTTAAATCTGAAATTTGTGCTGGCGCGAACATCCTGCACGGTGAGCCCGTGCACGTACCAACCTGCACCGCCACCGATCACAAGCCCCAAGAGCAACCACAGTGTAGGCTTCATATTCCTGTCCCCCAGACAGCCTAGACCGGTTCACTTGCGAAGGGCGGCTTGTTTGCCGGTATCCACAGTCCCGGCATCAGCTCGTTGACCGCGTCCCAGGCGTACCGCCATCGCGCTCACCGGTCCCTCCGAATTTTGTACCGATCCGCAACGCAACCCGGAAAAACGCCGGGGCAAATATCTTGAAATACTGGGGTATCGCGTTCCCCCCACCAACTCACGCTCTTCAAAGGACCCCAGTTCAATGGCCTAACTGCTGCATGTTCGCTTCTAGAGGTGAAGCGGACTTCAATCGGGCTCCTGCGATTACCGCTCGCAGGTGCGCAACAAAGTGCTAGGGTCCCTTGTCCCAGCGGCGTGGTTAGTCGGGTCGTTCGGGAGGGCGCTGTGGCGGAGCAGCGGGTTCAAAGGCGATTAGCGGCGATCTTGGCTGCCGACGTGGTCGGTTACTCTGCGTTGATGCAACGCGCTGAGGAAGCCACCTACGCCGAGTTCGAGCGGCTGAAGCGCGAAGTAATCGAGCCTAGCCTCTCCCGCCACGACGGACGACTGATCAAGACCACGGGTGACGGCGCGTTGGCCGAGTTCGCAAGTCCATCGGCGGCGGTGCGATGCGCAGTGGAGATACAGGAAAGCATCGCGTCAGGCCTAAGCTCCCTCAAGCTACGCATTGGGATCAATCTCGGCGAGGTTATCGTCGGGGCGGACGGCGATCTATTTGGCGACGGGATCAACATCGCTGTCCGGCTAGAAGGGGTCGCCGATCCGGGCGGCATCCTGATGTCGGAAAAGGTGTACAGCGAGGTCGAGGGCAAGCTGGATGTTGGCCTCGAGGACCGGGGCGAACAGCCGCTCAAGAACATCGCCAAGCCAGTCCGCGCTTTTGCCGTACGGGCGGGAGCGTTTAGCGCACTGAGCGATAGGCTGAGTGCGGCCCCGCCACTTCCCGACAAGCCCTCCATCGCCGTGCTGCCGTTCGAGAACATGAGCGGCGACCCCGAACAGGAGTATTTTGCGGACGGAATGGTGGAGGAGATCACGACGGCGCTTTCGCGGTTTAAATGGCTGTTCGTAATCGCTCGCAATTCGAGCTTCACCTTCAAGGGCAGAGCGATCGATATCAAGGAAGTCGGACGAAGGCTTGGCGTGCGCTATGTCCTTGAAGGGTCGGTGCGCAAGGCTTCGGGGAAAGTTCGCATCACAGGACAGTTGATTGATGCGATTACCGGCGCACACATTTGGGCGGACAGGTTCGAGCGTGACCTGACAGACGTTTTTGCTCTCCAGGACGAAGTCACTGTCGCCGTTGTCTCAGCCATTCAGCCGAAATTGCTTCAAACAGAAATTGAAATGGCGACGCGGAGGCGACCGGAGAACCTCACCGCCTATGATTTTTATCTCCGTGGTATGCCGCAGTACTACCTAGCGACCCGCGAAGGGTTGGCGGAGGCACTCCGACTGTTCCACCGCGCCTTGGAGCTCGACCCTCGGTTCGGCGCTGTCGCGGCTATGGCAGGTGTCTGTCACATGCTCAACGTCGTTTGGCGTTTTAGCAACGATCCTCAGTTCGACCGCAAGGAAGCAGTTCGGCTTGTTCGTTTGGCATTGAGCATCGATGATAGTGATCCGGAAACGTTAGCAAGGGCTTCCGCAACCTCGGCGTTCATGGTCGGCGATAGTGAAGCCGAGATCGAAATGGCTGACCGGGCGGTCGCGCTCAACCCGAATTCATTTAACGTGTGGCACTACAGAGGCTGGGTCTATAAAATTGCGGGGTTGCCGGAGGAAGCGGTGCGGAGCTGGGAACGGGCCATTCGCATCAGCCCGGTAGACCCGCTGCTACACCGATCGTTGGGTGGGATGGGAACGGCCCTTATTGAGCTTCGTCGCTTTGACGAGGCCATCGTCGCAGGGAAGAAGGCTCTACGTCAAAACCCCTCCCATCCGGGAATTCACCGCTGTCTCGCGTCCGCTTTCGCTCATCTCGGACGTGATGCTGAGGCCCGTGAGGCAGCGGCGCATCTGCTTGAGGTCGATCCGGCCTTTACAATCTCTTCGTGGATCGCTCGGGGCGGACAGTCAAACTCGAAGCTGCTGATCGAGGGTCTTCGGAAAGCGGGGTTGCCCGAATGAGGACGGTGCATTTGTGCCGACGAGGTGATCGAATGACCGCTTCTGGCCCTTCTCATTCGACTTGACCTCCATGATGTCTGCCTTCGAGGGCTTAAGCGGACAAACGGCGGCAGGCAGCGCGCGCGGACGTTCAGGGACGCTCCGTGATGCGTGTCTGCCCCTTCGCGCATTCGGGATCGCAGCTCGGCGTGAGCGCGTCAGCGCGCGTCCCTGCGACGTGGGATCGCGCGAAAATGCAAGCAATGGGAAGGGGTGAGACAGGGTGCACGCAGTGCCTGTATCCGACGCGCATCGCAGATATGCACAGCTAATAATCGCTCCAGCGGATCGCGACACAAATGACGACACAACGATCGGATCGCGTTGATTTATATAAGGTTTTTACCCCCATACATTTCATGCGCAATGGCTTTACGGCTTACTTCGTGCTCTTCCCGGAGAACGGCTCTTTTGCCTCCGTCGCCCTTGAGAAGCTTCGCTTCTTAAGAACTTAACGCCAGCACCGCGGCGTCCGAACCACACGACTTCGCCGTACGCCTCACGTCACGTACGTCGTCGTGACATCAGCGTCCACCGCATCTCACCGCGCGTTCGTGACGATGGCCAACGCCCCTCATCTGCCGTGAGACAAGCGGAGTTATGCCGGTGATTTGCTCTCGAAGTTAAGCGGAATATTTTTGCTTCCCGGGCTTGACACGATTTCTGAAAATCAGAATTGAGTTGCCCGACAAGTCGATTTTTCAGCTCACTGCATCCACGTCGTCATTGCGAGCGGAGCGAAGCAATCCATAGCGCCGGCTGCTGAAGCATGGATTGCTTCGCGGAGCCCGTCATCGGGCGCGCGCGACCAGTTGGCTTTGCTCACCCTACGAAGCTACGATGCTGTCCGCTTCGCCGCGACGATGCCCCACAGGGCGATCAGCGCCATCAACATCGAGATCAGAACGTTGTAGCCGGCGAGCGAGAGCCCGAGGAAACGCCACTGCACCTCGTCGCAGCGGATCACTTTCACCGTGTCGAGCCGCTGCAGCAGCGTGCCGGCGTTGCCGAGATCGGCCAGGGGGCCGGAGCAATCGGTCGGGCCCTGCCAGAATTGCCATTCGACGCCGGCGTGATAGCCGCCGAGCCAGGCATTGGCCAGCGCCGCGAGCAGAAGCGCCGCGAAGCCGGCCACCACTACCTGCCGCGGCGCCCCGCGCGAGGCGGCAAACGCCACCAGGAGGCCGAGCGGGACCGCCAGATAATAGGCATAGCGCTGTTCGAGACAGAGCGGACAGGGGCGGATATCCAGCACGAGCTCGAAGAACCAGGCCCCCGCCAGCGTTGCGGCGGCGACCACGGCCACCGCCAGCGCCGCAATGACCGCCGGATCGGCGGCACGGCGCACGGGCGGTGAATGGGTGGCGGCTGATGTCACGGACGTTCTCCGGAGCACAATTAGTGCTCAAACAGGCAACAGCGTCCTATCCCGCCGCTAGCGGCCTGTCGAGACAGGTCAATGTCACATCCGCGCGGGTTGACCCGCAAGCGCCGCCCGCTATATTCCGCCGGCTTCGCCGCACCGGCCCCTTCGGCCCGCGACCGAAGGCCCCTGTGGCGGAACTGGTAGACGCGCTCGACTCAAAATCGAGTTCCGCAAGGAGTGCTGGTTCGATTCCGGCCAGGGGCACCAGAACGAAAATAGCAATAATAACAATAGCTTAATCGATTGGTTCGATTCCAAATTTCCCGGGAAACTTTTCGCGATACATTGAAAACACAAGCAAAAATTCGCTCCAGCTGTCCGTTTTGTTGGCATTTTTGTTGGTATCGCGAAACCAAACGTTCGCCGGAGGATTTGGATATTCCGAACAAGGGGCCGGCATGCCCCGTTCACCACTTTTCGCGTGACGTTC contains these protein-coding regions:
- a CDS encoding adenylate/guanylate cyclase domain-containing protein produces the protein MAEQRVQRRLAAILAADVVGYSALMQRAEEATYAEFERLKREVIEPSLSRHDGRLIKTTGDGALAEFASPSAAVRCAVEIQESIASGLSSLKLRIGINLGEVIVGADGDLFGDGINIAVRLEGVADPGGILMSEKVYSEVEGKLDVGLEDRGEQPLKNIAKPVRAFAVRAGAFSALSDRLSAAPPLPDKPSIAVLPFENMSGDPEQEYFADGMVEEITTALSRFKWLFVIARNSSFTFKGRAIDIKEVGRRLGVRYVLEGSVRKASGKVRITGQLIDAITGAHIWADRFERDLTDVFALQDEVTVAVVSAIQPKLLQTEIEMATRRRPENLTAYDFYLRGMPQYYLATREGLAEALRLFHRALELDPRFGAVAAMAGVCHMLNVVWRFSNDPQFDRKEAVRLVRLALSIDDSDPETLARASATSAFMVGDSEAEIEMADRAVALNPNSFNVWHYRGWVYKIAGLPEEAVRSWERAIRISPVDPLLHRSLGGMGTALIELRRFDEAIVAGKKALRQNPSHPGIHRCLASAFAHLGRDAEAREAAAHLLEVDPAFTISSWIARGGQSNSKLLIEGLRKAGLPE
- a CDS encoding disulfide bond formation protein B codes for the protein MTSAATHSPPVRRAADPAVIAALAVAVVAAATLAGAWFFELVLDIRPCPLCLEQRYAYYLAVPLGLLVAFAASRGAPRQVVVAGFAALLLAALANAWLGGYHAGVEWQFWQGPTDCSGPLADLGNAGTLLQRLDTVKVIRCDEVQWRFLGLSLAGYNVLISMLMALIALWGIVAAKRTAS